The region CAAACTCATTCATCAGGTCCACAAGGCCTTTCGCCGTGCCTCCTGCTCTCATGAAATCGTCTATTATCAATACATTTGAACCGATCTTAACCGCACGCTTGGATACATACATCGTGCTTATTCTTCCAGTAGACCCTGATACATAGTTTATGCTTACCGTCGACCCTTCTGTAACTCTGTTGTCATCTCTGGCAATAACAAGCGGAACATTCAGGGTATTGGCAGTCATCAGAGCCAACGGTATACCCTTTGTTTCAAGAGTCAAAATGTAATCGATAGGCTTTTTCGCAAAAATTTTGCCGAAAATTTCACCGATTTTCTTTACATAATGCGGATTGTAGATAATATCGGCTGTGTAAATGAACCCTCCCGATATGACCCTGCTTTCATCCCTCAATGTTTCACAGATGTCGCATAAAACTTTCCCTGCCTCCAAGTCGTTGATTAGAGGAATATACCTCACACCTCCCGCGGCTCCCGAAATCGTTTCCACCAACCCAAGCTCCAAATCCTCCATTACCTTTTTGACGATTACTATGTCCTCGCTGATTGTAGATTTCGCAGCATTGAACATGGCAGTAAAATGATTCAGCGTGTAAATCTTGTTTGGAGTGTCGCAAAGCACTTTGACTATTCCTCCAATTCTCTCATTTCTCTTAAATTTACCCAAATTCATCACCCATCCGAATATTTTTTATGTTTATTATTAATTTTATTCGTTTTTTTGCAAAATTTCAATAGATAAGACCATTTTTTTAAATTAATAAAACCAAAATCCACCATCAAATGGTTTTATGGTATAATTCATTGAGTATTAAATTATACAATGAATGGAGAAATTATTATGAAAAATGCAATCAATCAATCCGATTTTAACCCATATGACAAAATCCATATGATTGGAATCGGCGGAATCGGAATGAGCGCAATAGCCGAGTTGCTTCTGTCAAACGGAAAAACAATCTCCGGTTCGGATATAAATTCATCTACAATTATAGACAAGCTCATCAAGAAAGGCGCAAATATCTTCATAGGCCACTCAGCAGACCATATAAAGAACACGGATCTCATAATATATACATCTGCTGTAGCGCCCGACAATCTAGAACTGTCAAAAGCCATAGAATTGAAAATGCACATTATGGACAGGGCTGAAGCGCTGGGGCTCATTATGAAGGCATACAAAGAAAGAATAGCCGTTTCCGGTGCCCACGGAAAAACTACAACCACCTCTATGCTGTCAATGATAATG is a window of Peptostreptococcaceae bacterium DNA encoding:
- the purR gene encoding pur operon repressor, with amino-acid sequence MGKFKRNERIGGIVKVLCDTPNKIYTLNHFTAMFNAAKSTISEDIVIVKKVMEDLELGLVETISGAAGGVRYIPLINDLEAGKVLCDICETLRDESRVISGGFIYTADIIYNPHYVKKIGEIFGKIFAKKPIDYILTLETKGIPLALMTANTLNVPLVIARDDNRVTEGSTVSINYVSGSTGRISTMYVSKRAVKIGSNVLIIDDFMRAGGTAKGLVDLMNEFDANVVGIGVMIATKEPETKMVDDYISLIALDGITKEKKIIIHPKEKTCI